One Gemmatimonadota bacterium DNA window includes the following coding sequences:
- a CDS encoding protein arginine kinase gives MDRPMDNAMENLYTELLVDVPQWCVPEGDTADLVISSRARLARNLTTLPFVHRSIKNERFRVIEQVENAVQRSENVARSVYLSLLDTSELDRGVLVERRLISPSLADGTRPAGVFIGPGETFSLMVNEEDHLRLQTIKGGLQVRAAWQEADKIDTELSKTLDFAFSDEFGYLTSCPSNTGTGMRLSVLMHLPGLTLADQMASLGCAMEEIGFTVRGLHGEGTGRSGNMYQVSNQCTLGHAEEEIVDRLDRVTRRLAAFEERACDALASRAKRQTEDRVARAYGLLKHARLLGEMEALDALSMLRMGAFMRICKGMETSAFNQLMIAIQPAHIRMASGREMTAEEQDERRAELVREHLRF, from the coding sequence ATGGATAGGCCCATGGACAACGCAATGGAAAACCTGTACACGGAACTGTTGGTCGACGTGCCGCAATGGTGCGTGCCCGAAGGCGATACGGCGGACCTGGTGATCAGCAGCCGGGCACGTCTTGCTCGGAACCTGACCACCCTGCCCTTCGTGCACCGTTCGATCAAGAACGAGCGGTTCCGCGTGATCGAACAGGTGGAAAACGCCGTCCAGCGCAGCGAAAACGTGGCGCGGTCGGTGTACCTGTCGTTGCTGGACACGTCGGAACTGGACCGCGGGGTGCTGGTGGAAAGACGGTTGATCAGCCCTTCCCTGGCGGACGGGACGCGGCCTGCGGGCGTGTTCATCGGCCCCGGAGAAACCTTCAGCCTCATGGTGAACGAGGAAGACCACCTGCGCCTGCAGACCATCAAGGGCGGCCTGCAGGTGCGCGCCGCCTGGCAGGAAGCGGACAAAATCGATACCGAACTGAGCAAAACACTTGATTTTGCCTTCTCAGATGAGTTTGGTTATTTAACGTCCTGTCCCAGCAACACGGGCACCGGAATGCGGCTGTCGGTGTTGATGCACCTGCCGGGTTTGACCCTGGCGGACCAGATGGCCTCCCTGGGATGCGCCATGGAGGAGATCGGGTTCACGGTGCGGGGACTGCACGGCGAAGGCACCGGGCGATCGGGCAACATGTACCAGGTGTCCAACCAGTGCACCCTGGGACACGCCGAGGAGGAGATCGTAGACCGGCTCGACCGCGTCACGCGCCGGTTGGCCGCCTTCGAGGAACGGGCCTGCGACGCCCTGGCAAGCAGGGCGAAACGCCAGACGGAAGACAGGGTGGCCCGGGCGTACGGCCTGTTGAAGCATGCCCGGCTGCTCGGCGAGATGGAAGCGCTGGATGCCCTGTCCATGCTCAGGATGGGCGCGTTTATGCGGATCTGCAAGGGCATGGAGACCAGTGCGTTCAACCAGTTGATGATCGCGATACAGCCCGCGCACATCCGGATGGCCTCGGGCCGGGAAATGACGGCGGAGGAACAGGATGAGCGACGCGCGGAGCTGGTCAGGGAACACCTGAGGTTCTGA
- a CDS encoding ABC transporter ATP-binding protein, producing MAYEPPTADDSRTDEVLSARSLTRDFLSGNGRLEILKGIDIDIRRGQIVAIHGASGAGKSTLLHILGTLDRPTSGQVFIGETNAFDLPDDRLAEFRNRTVGFVFQAHHLLPEFSALENVMMPLLVGRCDWDTARDRAGSLLAEVGLAARLDHKPVALSGGEQQRVAVARALVGRPHIVLADEPSGNLDRGNGEALLDLMWDMSRRHGQAFVVVTHDEDLGRRADRAFRLEDGLLNAVAA from the coding sequence ATGGCCTACGAACCGCCCACAGCGGACGACAGCCGGACCGATGAAGTGCTGAGCGCGAGGAGCCTGACCAGGGACTTCCTCTCAGGCAACGGCCGGCTCGAGATCCTGAAGGGCATCGACATCGATATCCGCCGCGGGCAGATCGTGGCGATCCACGGCGCGTCGGGCGCGGGCAAAAGCACCCTGCTGCATATCCTGGGGACGCTGGACCGGCCCACTTCCGGCCAGGTCTTCATCGGCGAAACGAACGCCTTCGACCTGCCGGACGACCGGCTGGCCGAGTTCCGGAACCGGACCGTGGGCTTCGTCTTCCAGGCCCATCACCTGCTCCCCGAGTTCTCGGCGCTGGAAAACGTGATGATGCCGTTGCTGGTGGGAAGATGCGACTGGGACACGGCCCGCGACCGGGCCGGAAGCCTGCTCGCGGAGGTGGGACTGGCGGCGCGTCTCGACCACAAGCCGGTCGCGCTGTCCGGCGGAGAACAGCAGCGGGTCGCCGTGGCCCGGGCCCTGGTGGGCCGGCCCCATATCGTGCTGGCGGACGAGCCGTCCGGCAACCTGGACCGCGGGAACGGAGAAGCACTGCTGGACCTGATGTGGGATATGTCCCGCAGGCACGGACAGGCCTTCGTCGTCGTAACCCATGACGAAGACCTGGGCCGCCGTGCGGACCGCGCATTCAGGCTGGAAGACGGACTATTGAACGCTGTGGCGGCCTAG